The Drosophila bipectinata strain 14024-0381.07 chromosome 2L, DbipHiC1v2, whole genome shotgun sequence genome has a segment encoding these proteins:
- the Schip1 gene encoding schwannomin-interacting protein 1 homolog isoform X2 has translation MPSSKMDIYITKGIINPNYPGFQKFAHTLSDEYIEYSDMECNESDLTDSDREEEQNTYNTKVARISESKACENTQDIILKNDEKHGVDNGNTYLFDTTANCSTSANIPDLVNENYKPASETPIRTLNKPDLIYNLSKNCVNNSDFSPWLCTKYEGQLQGQSPIDIVGDFGGEVEREFELLITGYKNKTKHDVELNELNLTKNFQICDAELSNGTEALKQSQSSRFSGHSIRKNKKKNTPYGHEMTKSKHHKPSHDERQLPPDTFEYKICNQKKNFHPDTESYSSMSEKMKCDTQNMNHVDVPNLSNLEIGQSRPSLQEEKKPSENRRYQSPSCWSQYLEGPNKFPKVSSSAVVLEQFDAYKVANDMDMETLQNHVQKVKQIEKKRRFNRDEIRKRLAIGDKDQLNNITQNNKEEFLTGSDNESSDSETCPKLSSGMLRKQSEICETKRITDMDNNKSFLQNQVNQPCNITHTINGNPIQSHDFPSNENDFFFAKQSKLQIEVRIALAQSKEIAQMKAKKHGVTPIVDVIRSMLCDVGINMNSNHRWISRQFLTGIDVPTLQLLVNNLQIYIENLNVTLVESLKERDDLNSDQDDILHDLEKINNFFVYQQQTGQKINQTFRHTTYD, from the exons CATACCCTCTCTGATGAGTACATCGAGTACTCGGACATGGAATGTAACGAAAGTGATTTAACGGATAGCGACAGGGAGGAGGAACAAAATACATATAATACAAAGGTTGCTAGAATTTCCGAATCTAAAGCATGTGAAAATACTCaagatataattttaaaaaatgacgAAAAGCATGGCGTTGACAATGGAAACACATATTTGTTCGATACAACAGCAAACTGCTCCACATCAGCAAATATACCTGATCTTGTAAATGAAAACTATAAGCCGGCTTCTGAAACGCCGATACGAACTTTAAACAAACCAGATCTGATCTATAACCTTAGCAAAAATTGTGTAAATAATTCGGATTTTTCTCCATGGCTCTGTACAAAATACGAGGGGCAACTACAGGGACAAAGTCCCATAGATATTGTTGGAGATTTTGGTGGGGAAGTTGAGAGAGAGTTTGAGCTACTTATCACAggatataaaaacaaaactaaacatGATGTGGAgttaaatgaattaaatttaacaaag AACTTTCAGATATGTGACGCAGAACTATCAAATGGCACGGAAGCTTTAAAGCAATCACAATCATCTCGTTTTTCTGGACATAGCATCcggaaaaataagaaaaagaataCACCATATGGACATGAAATGacaaaaagtaaacatcatAAACCGTCTCATGATGAAAGACAGCTACCACCGGACACATTTGAATACAAGATATGTaatcaaaagaaaaactttcaTCCGGATACGGAAAGTTATTCTTCAATgtcggaaaaaatgaaatgtgaTACGCAGAACATGAATCATGTTGATGTACCAAATTTAAGCAATTTAGAAATAGGCCAGTCTCGGCCGAGTCTCCAAGAAGAAAAGAAACCATCTGAAAACCGCCGATACCAGAGTCCATCATGCTGGTCCCAATATTTGGAAGGTCCCAACAAGTTTCCCAAAGTCAGCTCATCTGCTGTGGTTTtag AACAATTTGATGCTTATAAAGTGGCTAATGACATGGATATGGAAACACTACAAAATCATGTTCAAAAAGTGAAGCAAATAGAGAAAAAG CGCCGCTTTAATCGGGACGAAATAAGAAAAAGATTGGCTATCGGAGATAAGGATCAGTTGAATAATATTACTC aaaataataaagaggAATTTCTGACGGGATCGGACAATGAAAGTTCGGACTCTGAGACGTGTCCCAAACTCTCAAGTGGAATGCTTCGGAAGCAGTCCGAAATTTGTGAAACTAAGCGGATTACGGATATGGATAATAATAAATCATTCTTACAGAACCAAGTTAACCAACCCTGCAATATCACTCATACGATAAATGGGAATCCGATTCAAAGCCACGATTTCCCCTCAAACGAAAATGATTTCTTCTTCGCGAAACAATCAAAGCTGCAAATTGAGGTTAGAATAGCCCTAGCTCAATCAAAGGAAATAGCACAAATGAAA gcAAAAAAGCACGGTGTTACTCCCATTGTGGATGTAATCCGTTCAATGCTCTGTGATGTTGGTATAAATATGAATTCCAATCATCGATGGATTTCCAGGCAATTTCTCACTGGAATTGATGTTCCAACTCTTCAGTTATTGGTGAACAATCTTCAAATATATATCGAGAACCTTAATGTTACTTTAGTAGAAAGCCTTAAAGAAAGAGATGATCTCAACTCGGACCAAGATGACATATTACACGACctcgaaaaaattaataatttttt tgtttaCCAGCAGCAAACTGGACAGAAAATCAATCAAACATTCCGTCACACAACATATGATTAA
- the Schip1 gene encoding schwannomin-interacting protein 1 homolog isoform X1, whose protein sequence is MPSSKMDIYITKGIINPNYPGFQKFAHTLSDEYIEYSDMECNESDLTDSDREEEQNTYNTKVARISESKACENTQDIILKNDEKHGVDNGNTYLFDTTANCSTSANIPDLVNENYKPASETPIRTLNKPDLIYNLSKNCVNNSDFSPWLCTKYEGQLQGQSPIDIVGDFGGEVEREFELLITGYKNKTKHDVELNELNLTKNFQICDAELSNGTEALKQSQSSRFSGHSIRKNKKKNTPYGHEMTKSKHHKPSHDERQLPPDTFEYKICNQKKNFHPDTESYSSMSEKMKCDTQNMNHVDVPNLSNLEIGQSRPSLQEEKKPSENRRYQSPSCWSQYLEGPNKFPKVSSSAVVLEQFDAYKVANDMDMETLQNHVQKVKQIEKKRRFNRDEIRKRLAIGDKDQLNNITQNNKEEFLTGSDNESSDSETCPKLSSGMLRKQSEICETKRITDMDNNKSFLQNQVNQPCNITHTINGNPIQSHDFPSNENDFFFAKQSKLQIEVRIALAQSKEIAQMKVKAKKHGVTPIVDVIRSMLCDVGINMNSNHRWISRQFLTGIDVPTLQLLVNNLQIYIENLNVTLVESLKERDDLNSDQDDILHDLEKINNFFVYQQQTGQKINQTFRHTTYD, encoded by the exons CATACCCTCTCTGATGAGTACATCGAGTACTCGGACATGGAATGTAACGAAAGTGATTTAACGGATAGCGACAGGGAGGAGGAACAAAATACATATAATACAAAGGTTGCTAGAATTTCCGAATCTAAAGCATGTGAAAATACTCaagatataattttaaaaaatgacgAAAAGCATGGCGTTGACAATGGAAACACATATTTGTTCGATACAACAGCAAACTGCTCCACATCAGCAAATATACCTGATCTTGTAAATGAAAACTATAAGCCGGCTTCTGAAACGCCGATACGAACTTTAAACAAACCAGATCTGATCTATAACCTTAGCAAAAATTGTGTAAATAATTCGGATTTTTCTCCATGGCTCTGTACAAAATACGAGGGGCAACTACAGGGACAAAGTCCCATAGATATTGTTGGAGATTTTGGTGGGGAAGTTGAGAGAGAGTTTGAGCTACTTATCACAggatataaaaacaaaactaaacatGATGTGGAgttaaatgaattaaatttaacaaag AACTTTCAGATATGTGACGCAGAACTATCAAATGGCACGGAAGCTTTAAAGCAATCACAATCATCTCGTTTTTCTGGACATAGCATCcggaaaaataagaaaaagaataCACCATATGGACATGAAATGacaaaaagtaaacatcatAAACCGTCTCATGATGAAAGACAGCTACCACCGGACACATTTGAATACAAGATATGTaatcaaaagaaaaactttcaTCCGGATACGGAAAGTTATTCTTCAATgtcggaaaaaatgaaatgtgaTACGCAGAACATGAATCATGTTGATGTACCAAATTTAAGCAATTTAGAAATAGGCCAGTCTCGGCCGAGTCTCCAAGAAGAAAAGAAACCATCTGAAAACCGCCGATACCAGAGTCCATCATGCTGGTCCCAATATTTGGAAGGTCCCAACAAGTTTCCCAAAGTCAGCTCATCTGCTGTGGTTTtag AACAATTTGATGCTTATAAAGTGGCTAATGACATGGATATGGAAACACTACAAAATCATGTTCAAAAAGTGAAGCAAATAGAGAAAAAG CGCCGCTTTAATCGGGACGAAATAAGAAAAAGATTGGCTATCGGAGATAAGGATCAGTTGAATAATATTACTC aaaataataaagaggAATTTCTGACGGGATCGGACAATGAAAGTTCGGACTCTGAGACGTGTCCCAAACTCTCAAGTGGAATGCTTCGGAAGCAGTCCGAAATTTGTGAAACTAAGCGGATTACGGATATGGATAATAATAAATCATTCTTACAGAACCAAGTTAACCAACCCTGCAATATCACTCATACGATAAATGGGAATCCGATTCAAAGCCACGATTTCCCCTCAAACGAAAATGATTTCTTCTTCGCGAAACAATCAAAGCTGCAAATTGAGGTTAGAATAGCCCTAGCTCAATCAAAGGAAATAGCACAAATGAAAGTAAAG gcAAAAAAGCACGGTGTTACTCCCATTGTGGATGTAATCCGTTCAATGCTCTGTGATGTTGGTATAAATATGAATTCCAATCATCGATGGATTTCCAGGCAATTTCTCACTGGAATTGATGTTCCAACTCTTCAGTTATTGGTGAACAATCTTCAAATATATATCGAGAACCTTAATGTTACTTTAGTAGAAAGCCTTAAAGAAAGAGATGATCTCAACTCGGACCAAGATGACATATTACACGACctcgaaaaaattaataatttttt tgtttaCCAGCAGCAAACTGGACAGAAAATCAATCAAACATTCCGTCACACAACATATGATTAA
- the Schip1 gene encoding schwannomin-interacting protein 1 homolog isoform X3 produces MPSSKMDIYITKGIINPNYPGFQKFAHTLSDEYIEYSDMECNESDLTDSDREEEQNTYNTKVARISESKACENTQDIILKNDEKHGVDNGNTYLFDTTANCSTSANIPDLVNENYKPASETPIRTLNKPDLIYNLSKNCVNNSDFSPWLCTKYEGQLQGQSPIDIVGDFGGEVEREFELLITGYKNKTKHDVELNELNLTKICDAELSNGTEALKQSQSSRFSGHSIRKNKKKNTPYGHEMTKSKHHKPSHDERQLPPDTFEYKICNQKKNFHPDTESYSSMSEKMKCDTQNMNHVDVPNLSNLEIGQSRPSLQEEKKPSENRRYQSPSCWSQYLEGPNKFPKVSSSAVVLEQFDAYKVANDMDMETLQNHVQKVKQIEKKRRFNRDEIRKRLAIGDKDQLNNITQNNKEEFLTGSDNESSDSETCPKLSSGMLRKQSEICETKRITDMDNNKSFLQNQVNQPCNITHTINGNPIQSHDFPSNENDFFFAKQSKLQIEVRIALAQSKEIAQMKVKAKKHGVTPIVDVIRSMLCDVGINMNSNHRWISRQFLTGIDVPTLQLLVNNLQIYIENLNVTLVESLKERDDLNSDQDDILHDLEKINNFFVYQQQTGQKINQTFRHTTYD; encoded by the exons CATACCCTCTCTGATGAGTACATCGAGTACTCGGACATGGAATGTAACGAAAGTGATTTAACGGATAGCGACAGGGAGGAGGAACAAAATACATATAATACAAAGGTTGCTAGAATTTCCGAATCTAAAGCATGTGAAAATACTCaagatataattttaaaaaatgacgAAAAGCATGGCGTTGACAATGGAAACACATATTTGTTCGATACAACAGCAAACTGCTCCACATCAGCAAATATACCTGATCTTGTAAATGAAAACTATAAGCCGGCTTCTGAAACGCCGATACGAACTTTAAACAAACCAGATCTGATCTATAACCTTAGCAAAAATTGTGTAAATAATTCGGATTTTTCTCCATGGCTCTGTACAAAATACGAGGGGCAACTACAGGGACAAAGTCCCATAGATATTGTTGGAGATTTTGGTGGGGAAGTTGAGAGAGAGTTTGAGCTACTTATCACAggatataaaaacaaaactaaacatGATGTGGAgttaaatgaattaaatttaacaaag ATATGTGACGCAGAACTATCAAATGGCACGGAAGCTTTAAAGCAATCACAATCATCTCGTTTTTCTGGACATAGCATCcggaaaaataagaaaaagaataCACCATATGGACATGAAATGacaaaaagtaaacatcatAAACCGTCTCATGATGAAAGACAGCTACCACCGGACACATTTGAATACAAGATATGTaatcaaaagaaaaactttcaTCCGGATACGGAAAGTTATTCTTCAATgtcggaaaaaatgaaatgtgaTACGCAGAACATGAATCATGTTGATGTACCAAATTTAAGCAATTTAGAAATAGGCCAGTCTCGGCCGAGTCTCCAAGAAGAAAAGAAACCATCTGAAAACCGCCGATACCAGAGTCCATCATGCTGGTCCCAATATTTGGAAGGTCCCAACAAGTTTCCCAAAGTCAGCTCATCTGCTGTGGTTTtag AACAATTTGATGCTTATAAAGTGGCTAATGACATGGATATGGAAACACTACAAAATCATGTTCAAAAAGTGAAGCAAATAGAGAAAAAG CGCCGCTTTAATCGGGACGAAATAAGAAAAAGATTGGCTATCGGAGATAAGGATCAGTTGAATAATATTACTC aaaataataaagaggAATTTCTGACGGGATCGGACAATGAAAGTTCGGACTCTGAGACGTGTCCCAAACTCTCAAGTGGAATGCTTCGGAAGCAGTCCGAAATTTGTGAAACTAAGCGGATTACGGATATGGATAATAATAAATCATTCTTACAGAACCAAGTTAACCAACCCTGCAATATCACTCATACGATAAATGGGAATCCGATTCAAAGCCACGATTTCCCCTCAAACGAAAATGATTTCTTCTTCGCGAAACAATCAAAGCTGCAAATTGAGGTTAGAATAGCCCTAGCTCAATCAAAGGAAATAGCACAAATGAAAGTAAAG gcAAAAAAGCACGGTGTTACTCCCATTGTGGATGTAATCCGTTCAATGCTCTGTGATGTTGGTATAAATATGAATTCCAATCATCGATGGATTTCCAGGCAATTTCTCACTGGAATTGATGTTCCAACTCTTCAGTTATTGGTGAACAATCTTCAAATATATATCGAGAACCTTAATGTTACTTTAGTAGAAAGCCTTAAAGAAAGAGATGATCTCAACTCGGACCAAGATGACATATTACACGACctcgaaaaaattaataatttttt tgtttaCCAGCAGCAAACTGGACAGAAAATCAATCAAACATTCCGTCACACAACATATGATTAA